The genomic stretch TTCCAAAAGTCCTCGATAACCTGGCGAACCTGCGTCCCCTTCGGGTGCCAGAAGATGAGCCCGGGGCCCGCGACCTCCTCCACGCTGAAGAGGTCCAGGGCGGGGCCGAGCTTCCGGTGGTCCCGTTTCTTGGCCTCCTCCAGGCGCCGGAGATGCTCCTGGAGATCGGCATCGCGAAAGAACGCGGTGCCGTAGATCCGCTGGAGCATCTGGTTCTCTTCGCTCCCTTTCCAATAGGCCCCGGCGATCGACAGGAGCTTGAACGCCTTGATGCGCCCCGTCGAAGGGAGGTGCGGTCCCCGGCAGAAGTCCAGCCACTCTCCCTGCTGGTAGCAGGACACCGGATCGCCCCCCTTTTCCCGAATCAACTCGACCTTCAGGCTTTCCCCTTTGCTCTGGAAATACCGGATCGCCTCTTCCTTGGGAATCTCCCGGCGATGGATCGGAAGGTCCCTCTGGACGATCTCCTTCATCTTCGACTCGATGCGCTGGAGGTCTTCGGGGGTGAAGGGCCTCTCTTTCTCGAAGTCGTAGTAGAAGCCCCCGTCGATGACCGGCCCGATGCCGACGCGGGCGTCGGGGAAAATCTCCTGCACCGCCTGGGCCAGAAGGTGGGCGGTGCTGTGCCGATAGACCTCGAGCGTCTCCGGCTGGGACGGAGTGAGGATCACCAGGGCGCTGTCCTGGGTGAGGGGCGCGTCGAGATCGACGACCCGATCGTTCACCTTCGCCGCGAGGGCTTCGCGGGCGAGCCGGCTTCCGATCGAGCGCGCGACCTCGAGGACGGGTGTTCCCCGTGGCACGGTCCTCTCGGTTCCGTCAGGCAGCGAGACGCGGATCTCTTCCATCGGACGCTGGGATCTCTTTGCCGACGCCCCGGCCGAGCGGTCCGGACGATCGGCGATTCTCCACGATGAATTCTGGAGCTGGTTTGCGAATGGTAGGCGCGAGCGGATTTGAACCGCTGACCCCTTCCGTGTCAGGGAAGTGCTCTCCCCCTGAGCTACGCGCCTCCAGATCGTCTCTCCACCCGGCGGGCGCCGAGAGAGGCGCCTTGATTGGAGCACCGATAAGTGCTCAGTGTAAACGGGTTGCGAGAGGCCTGTCAACCCTTTCCGTCGGCGGCCTTTCCAGGCCGCCCCCAGCCGCCGTTGCGGCCCCTTGAGCCGTCGGGTATTATAACGGCCCCTGAACCTTCAACCTGGGGTGAGCGCCGAATGCTGATCGTCATGGACAAGGCGGTGACGGACCTCGAGATCGAGGCCGTCGTCAAGAAGATCGAGCGTCTTGGCTACAAGGCCAATCCTATCCCCGGAGCCCAGCGGATCGCCATCGGTATAACTGGAAACCAGAACCCCCTCGATCCCGAAGAGTTCGAATCGATGCCCGGCGTCAAGGAGGCGATCCGCGTCACCAAGCCCTACAAGCTCGTCAGCCGCGAAATGAAGAAGGAGGACAGCGTCGTCTCGGTCCGGGGCCGGGACGTGGGAGGGGCCCGCCTGGCGGTCATCGCCGGACCCTGCGCCGTGGAGACGGAGGATCAGGCGATCGAGATCGGCGAGATCGTCGCCCGGGCCGGCGCCAATTTCTATCGCGGCGGGGCCTACAAGCCGCGGACTTCCCCCTATTCCTTCCAGGGATTGGGCGAAAAGGGCCTGAAGATCCTGGCCAAGGTGCGGGAGGCCACCGGACTGCCCATCGTGACCGAGGCGATGGACACGGAATCGGTCTCCCTGGTCGAGGAGTACGCCGACGTCATCCAGATCGGGGCCCGGAACATGCAGAACTTCTCCCTGCTGAAGCGCGTGGGTAAGTCGCGCCTTCCGGTCTTCCTCAAGCGCGGAATCTCCGCCACGATGGACGAGCTGCTGATGTCGGCCGAGTACGTCGCGGCGGAAGGCAACTACCGCGTCATGCTCTGTGAAAGAGGGGTTCGAACCTTCGCCGACCACGCGCGCAACACGCTGGATCTCTCCGTCGTCCCGGCGGTGAAGCACCTGAGCCACCTCCCGATCCTGGTGGATCCCAGCCACGGCACCGGCCGGCGCGACCGGGTGGCGCCGCTGGCGCGGGCCGCGATCGCCGCGGGGGCCGACGGCATCATGGTGGAGGTCCACAACCACCCCGACAAAGCCCTCTCCGACGGGCCGCAGGCCCTCTATCCCGAGCAATTCGCCGTCCTGGTGGGCGAAATCCGGGCCCTGGCCCCGCTGGTCGCGCGGACCTTCTGACTCGAGAGAAATCTTGATACCGCTGGGGCACCTCCACGTCGATCTCGTCCGCATGGGACGCTTCCGGCTCGACGGGGGGGCGATGTTTGGCGTGGTTCCCCGCGTCCTCTGGGAGCGCGTCAGCCCCCCGGACGAGAAGAACCGGATCGAGCTGGCCATGAACGGCCTGCTGATCCGGGATGGCAAGCGGACGGTTCTCGTGGAGACGGGGATGGGGGACCGCTGGTCTCCGAAGGAGAGGGAGATCTACGCGCTGCGGAACGATCCCGGCCTGGCCGCCGCCTTGGAGAAGCTGCAGGCGCGCGCCGAGTCGGTCGACGCGGTGATCCTCACCCACCTGCATTTCGATCACGCCGGGGGCGCCACCTGCCTGGAGGCCTCGGGGGAGGCGGCGCCGGCCTTTCCGAACGCCACCTATTTCCTCCAGAAGTCGGAATGGAGCTTCGCCCGGGATCTGAACGAAAGGACGCGCGCCAGTTATCGCAAGGACGATTTCGAGCCGCTCGAGCGCGCCGGCCGGTTGCAGCTCGTGGAAGGGGAAATGGAGATATTTCCGGGAGTCAGCGTGGTGCCGCTTCCCGGACATACCCCCGGGCTGCAGGGCGTCCTGATCCGAGGAGGGGGCCGGTCCCTTCTCTATCCCTCGGACATGGTCCCCACCGCCGCGCACCTTCCTTATCCTTACATCATGGGATTCGACGTGTTGCCGCTGACGACGCTGGCGACTCGCAAGGCGATCCTGCCCCGCGCCGCGGCCGAGGGGTGGATCCTCGTTCTGGGGCACGAGGTGGACAACCCCGTGGGCACCCTGATCGAAGAGAAGGGCAGGATGCGCCTGGAACCGGCGGAGGCGGAGCCGTGAGGGAGGGCGTGCTCGTCCTCGAGGACGGCCGGGCCTTTCCCGGCAAGTCGTTCGGCGCCTCCGCCGAGCGGACCGGAGAGGTGGTCTTCAACACCTCGATGACCGGCTACCAGGAGATCCTCACCGATCCTTCGTATCGGGGGCAGATCGTCGTCCTCACCGTGGCCGAGGTGGGGAATTACGGGGTGAACGAGGAGGATCCCCAGTCGGCCGCGATCCAGGCGGAAGGGTTGATTATCCGGAGCCTCACGGCCACCCCGAGCAACTGGCGCGCCCAGAAGGGGCTCGTCGATTACCTCCTGGAAAGCTCGGTCCCGGCCCTGACGGAAGTCGACACGCGCGCCTTGACGCGCCACATTCGATCGCTGGGCGCCATGAAGGGAATCCTCTCCGAGAGGGGCGAAAGCGTCGAGAGCCTCGCCCGGAAAGCCCAGGCCTCGCCCGGCCTCGAGGAGATCGATCTCGTCGGCCGGGTCACCTGTCCCCGCCCCTACCGCTTTTCCACGTTGCCGCCCGACGGGACCGGAACCAGGATCCCGATCCTCGCCTACGATCTGGGCATGAAGCAGAACATCCTGCGCCGGCTGGAGGCGTCCGGATTCGACGTCACGGTCGTTCCCGCCGGCACGGGCGCGGAAGAAGCGCTCGCCTCCGGCGCGCGGGGGATCTTCCTTTCGAACGGACCCGGCGACCCCGCCAGCGCCACCCGGGTCGTCGAAGCGGCGCGGGGGCTGGTGGGCAGGCTTCCGGTCTTCGGCATCTGCCTGGGGCATCAGATCCTCGGCCTGGCGCTCGGCGCGAAGACCTTCAAGCTGAAATTCGGCCATCGCGGAGGAAACCAGCCCGTGAAGGATCTGGCGACCGGAAAGGTCCTCATCACGGCACAAAATCATGGCTACGCCGTCGATCCCGACGGTCTGCCCGCCGGCGCCGAGGTGACGCAGATTAACCTGAACGACGGGACGGTCGAGGGATTTCGCCATCGGGAGATGCCCATCGTCTCGGTCCAGTATCACCCGGAGGCGAGCCCCGGGCCCCAGGACTCCTTCCCGCTCTTCGATACCTTTCGCGCGCTGGTCCTCGCCTTCGAGAAGGAAATCGCCGCGGGCCGGCGTGCGCCAGCTGCCCGGCGATCACAATCTCGCACCCACGGGGAAATTTGACCCCGCCACCTCGCACGAAAATCCGCTCGGATTCCGCGGCACTTGGAATTGCGCGCACGGCGACCCTATATTTCATCGGTGCCGGGGGCGGGCGTCCGGCCGGCAGGGAGGTCGCCATCGATGGGCAAGGAAGACGTCTACATCATTAATGCGGAAGACATTCTGGAGAGCTACTCTCAGGCCGCGGGAACCCGACAGGGTCCGCGGCTGATCGGTGAGGAGGGGGACCGAACCGCCGCGCGGACGCGCCGCGCCCGGGGCAACGCCCGGGCGGTCGTGGCTTCGACCCTTTCCCTCTTCCTGTGCGGGGCCGGGCAAGCCTACAACGGCCAGCCCAAGCTGGGGTTTTTCCTCTTCTTGACGGAGGTCCTGGCGGTGGTCGGCCATTGGTCGGTGATCAAGCTGTGGCCGATGCTCAGGGATGTCGGCTACATCTTCGCCGTGACGGAGTGGGAGATCTTCGTCTTCCTGGCCATCAGCGACTTCCTGATGGTCTTCTTCCTCCTGTACAACGTCGCGCAGGCCTACCACCAAGCGGAGCTGGACGGGAACGCCTTCGAGGGACTGCGCCGGCCGATCCTCGCGGGGATCGCCTCCCTCCTGCTGCCGGGCTGGGGCCAGCTCCTCAACGCCCAGCTCGGAAAGGCCCTCTTCTTCCTCTTTTGCCTGCTGACCGAGGTCTACGTCGTCACGCTTCTGCTGCTCCTCCCGTCGTTCCGATTCCTTGCCGAACTGGATTTGGGAAGGCTCCTTGCCGGGCGGGAAACGAGGATCGCCATGGGGATCGTCTGCTTCGCCGCGCTCATCTGGGCGATGAGCGCCTACGACGCCTACCTCGTGGCGCGCTATCGCAGAGCGCGGTAACTCTTCGCGGTCCTCGCGAAGGAGGCTGTCAGCGCCGGGGGGCGGGGCTTCCCTCGATTTGCCGCCGCACCACGTCGATATCCGGGTTCTCGGGATCCAGGGCGGCGGCCCGGTCGAGCTCCTTCCGCGCCGACTCCAAATCGCCTTGGGCGCGGGCGATCCGTGCCATCAGGACCCGGGCCTCCGCCGTCTCCTTCGACGCCAGGGCTTTCGCCGCCTCCGCTTCCGCCTCGGAGAGCCGGCCGGCGTCCAGCGACAGACTTCCCAGCAAGGCGTGGTATTCACCGGCGTAGGGGGCCGGCTCACCCGAGCTCTTCTTCAGGACGCCCTCCGCTTCGCGGAGCTTGCCCTGCTTGGCCAGGAGCCGGCCGAGCTGGAAGGAGGCTTTCGGGTAGCCCGGAGATTGCTCGAGAGCCTTCCGGAGGAGCGACGGCTGCCGCCCCGAGCCGGAGTCGATCAAGGCGCGAATGTAGTTTTCGTACGCCACCAGCGGGAAATCGCGTCGCGCGCCGGCGTCGTCGGCGGCGGCGGCCAGGTTGTTGCCGGAGATGCCGTCGCTGCGGAACAGCGAATGCGCCAGCGACCGGAGGAGCCTCAGGAGATCCTTGAGGCTCCCGCGCTCCTCCCTCCAGGAGGCGGCACGGTTGGAATCGAGGTTGATGACGCGCGCCGAGACGACGATTTGTCCCTGATCGAGGTTGAACCGTCCCACCACGAGCCGATCGGCGCGCGGGCCGTCCGGATCCGCGGCGAAATGGCGGCCGAGCTTGATCGAGGTGGCGAGCGTCAAGGGGGCCCCGGCCGGGACGGACAGCTCCTCCATGGCGAGAATGCGATCCTCGCGCGCCACGACGGTCTGCCCCGCGAAGAGGTAATAGTCTCCCAGCGACACCGCCATCGCCTCCCGAAGCCAGTCCCGCGACGGATCGGGCGCCCGATCCTCGAACGGCAGAATCAGGTAGGCGTGGTGTCGTGCCTCCGCGGCGGCCGGAAGCGCGACGCCGAGAAGCAGGAGCAGCGCGGCGCCGGCGCGGCGCCCGATCATCCGTTTCTCCGGAGCCGGTCCACTTCCTCAGGCTGGGCGCCCGGCGGCGTCTCGAAGCGTCCGAAGAACATCTTCCCGGCGGTCGTCTGCAGAACGCTGGTCACGACGATGTCCACCGTCTTGCCGATGAGCCGCTTGGCGTTGTCCACGACCACCATCGTCCCGTCGTCCAGGTAGCCGACTCCCTGGTTGGGCTCCTTGCCTTCCTTGATGATGAAGACCTTCATCGCCTCCCCCGGGAGCACGACGGGCTTGAGGGAGTTCGCCAGCTCGTTCACGTTGAGGACTTCCACCCCGCGCAGCTGCGCGACCTTGTTCAGATTGAAGTCGTTGGTGAGGATCTTCGCGTGCGTCTGCTTGGCCAGCTCGATGAGCTTCAGATCCACCTCCTTCACGTCGGGGAAGTCGGCGGCGGTGATCACCACCTTCACGTGGACCCCTTTCTGGATCCTCTGGAGGATGTCCAGTCCCTTGCGGCCG from Candidatus Polarisedimenticolia bacterium encodes the following:
- the carA gene encoding glutamine-hydrolyzing carbamoyl-phosphate synthase small subunit, translating into MREGVLVLEDGRAFPGKSFGASAERTGEVVFNTSMTGYQEILTDPSYRGQIVVLTVAEVGNYGVNEEDPQSAAIQAEGLIIRSLTATPSNWRAQKGLVDYLLESSVPALTEVDTRALTRHIRSLGAMKGILSERGESVESLARKAQASPGLEEIDLVGRVTCPRPYRFSTLPPDGTGTRIPILAYDLGMKQNILRRLEASGFDVTVVPAGTGAEEALASGARGIFLSNGPGDPASATRVVEAARGLVGRLPVFGICLGHQILGLALGAKTFKLKFGHRGGNQPVKDLATGKVLITAQNHGYAVDPDGLPAGAEVTQINLNDGTVEGFRHREMPIVSVQYHPEASPGPQDSFPLFDTFRALVLAFEKEIAAGRRAPAARRSQSRTHGEI
- a CDS encoding MBL fold metallo-hydrolase; this encodes MIPLGHLHVDLVRMGRFRLDGGAMFGVVPRVLWERVSPPDEKNRIELAMNGLLIRDGKRTVLVETGMGDRWSPKEREIYALRNDPGLAAALEKLQARAESVDAVILTHLHFDHAGGATCLEASGEAAPAFPNATYFLQKSEWSFARDLNERTRASYRKDDFEPLERAGRLQLVEGEMEIFPGVSVVPLPGHTPGLQGVLIRGGGRSLLYPSDMVPTAAHLPYPYIMGFDVLPLTTLATRKAILPRAAAEGWILVLGHEVDNPVGTLIEEKGRMRLEPAEAEP
- a CDS encoding tetratricopeptide repeat protein gives rise to the protein MIGRRAGAALLLLLGVALPAAAEARHHAYLILPFEDRAPDPSRDWLREAMAVSLGDYYLFAGQTVVAREDRILAMEELSVPAGAPLTLATSIKLGRHFAADPDGPRADRLVVGRFNLDQGQIVVSARVINLDSNRAASWREERGSLKDLLRLLRSLAHSLFRSDGISGNNLAAAADDAGARRDFPLVAYENYIRALIDSGSGRQPSLLRKALEQSPGYPKASFQLGRLLAKQGKLREAEGVLKKSSGEPAPYAGEYHALLGSLSLDAGRLSEAEAEAAKALASKETAEARVLMARIARAQGDLESARKELDRAAALDPENPDIDVVRRQIEGSPAPRR
- the aroF gene encoding 3-deoxy-7-phosphoheptulonate synthase, with protein sequence MLIVMDKAVTDLEIEAVVKKIERLGYKANPIPGAQRIAIGITGNQNPLDPEEFESMPGVKEAIRVTKPYKLVSREMKKEDSVVSVRGRDVGGARLAVIAGPCAVETEDQAIEIGEIVARAGANFYRGGAYKPRTSPYSFQGLGEKGLKILAKVREATGLPIVTEAMDTESVSLVEEYADVIQIGARNMQNFSLLKRVGKSRLPVFLKRGISATMDELLMSAEYVAAEGNYRVMLCERGVRTFADHARNTLDLSVVPAVKHLSHLPILVDPSHGTGRRDRVAPLARAAIAAGADGIMVEVHNHPDKALSDGPQALYPEQFAVLVGEIRALAPLVARTF